In Neptuniibacter halophilus, the genomic stretch AGTGGCGGTGTAGCCGAGCAGATTCACATCCGGCACGATCCCTTTTTTGACATCGATAAACTGCTTGCGCAGTTGCGGATCGCTGATAATCGCGAAAGAGCAGCCAAGGCCTGCAATGTTGTAGGTTTTACTCGGTGCCATCAGGGTGATGGTACGGGCCCGGATGTCTGCTCCGAGGGAGGCGATCGGGATATGCTGTAAACCGGGTTCAAGAATCAGATCGCAGTGGATCTCATCGGAACAGAGGTAGAGGTCATGTTTCAGGATCAGCTCCGCCAGTTGTTCCAGTTCTTCACGACGATAGACGGCACCGCCCGGATTATGAGGGTTGCAGAAGAGCAGCAGGCGGGTGTTCCCGGTAATGCTGGCTTCCAGTGCTGCCAGATCGAGGACAAAGTGATCGCCATTCTGACGCAGCGGGACAGTGCAGACTTCCCGGCCAGACAGGCGTGGAGATGACATAAACGGTGGGTAGATCGGTTTTGGGCTGAGCACCGTATCCCCCGTCTCACCCACTGCCCGACAGGCCAGATTGAGGCCACAGACCAGACCGGGAAGCCAGATCAGCCAGTCCTGTTCTATCTGCCAGTCATAGAGTCGTTGCATCCGCGCCTGTATCAGTTGATTGAGTTGGCCGGGTACATTGGTATAGCCAAAAATGCCATGCTCAATCCGCTCATGCAGGGCCTGAATAACCGCAGGGGGCGCCTGAAAATCGGTGTCTGCTACCCACATGGGGAGGATGTCCCGATCAGCGTATTTCTCCCATTTCTGACTGGCGGTGCCTTTCCTGTCTACCTGACGATCAAACTCTTTTTCCATGACGACTCGATTCTTTATTTTGTTGGTTGCAAAACACGGGTCTGGCGCTATAGTGGGTGGTCACTGGATAACCTCGCAAACCCCGGAACTACCGCTTCTCTAGAGAGTATTACAGCCACGCCGGTTGATGCCAGCGCAAAGCCTGGTCGAGCCGATGGCAAATCGATCCCGATGGGCAAAGTATAGTTCTCCCGGACCCCCAATTGTGTCCAGTTTGGTAAAGATTTTAGTGACAGGCGATATACTTAAAAGATAACCCCTGTCCGACCCTGTGGAGCACCGCTATGAGTAACGACAATCGTGTAATTATTTTTGATACCACCCTGCGTGACGGTGAACAGAGCCCCGGCGCGTCAATGACACGGGACGAGAAGCTGCGGATTGCAAAACAGCTGGAAAAAATGCGGGTCGATGTGATTGAAGCCGGCTTTGCCATTGCAAGCCCGGGCGACTTTGAATCGGTTAAAGCGATCGCTGAGGCGGTGACCGAAAGCCGGGTTTGTTCTCTTTCCCGTGCTTTGGATGCTGATATCGATCGGGCTGGCGAAGCGTTGCAGAACGCCGCGATGGGCCGGATCCACACCTTTATCGCAACCTCGCCGATCCACATGAAGTACAAGTTGCAGATGGAACCGGATCAAGTGGTTGAGCAGGCGGTTAAGGCAGTAACCCGGGCGCGTAACCTGATCGACGATGTAGAGTTTTCGCTGGAAGATGCCAGCCGCTCCGAACTGGATTTTATGTGCCGGATTATCGAGAAAGTGATCGATGCCGGTGCCCGCACAATCAATATTCCGGATACCGTAGGTTATGCGGTGCCTGCTGAGTTTGCGCATACCATTGGTCAGTTGATTCAGCGTATCCCGAACGCCGACAAAGCGATCTTCTCGGTGCACTGTCATAACGATCTGGGTCTGGCGGTCGCCAACTCGCTGGCAGCGGTGGGCGCAGGTGCCCGTCAGGTTGAATGTACGATCAATGGTCTGGGTGAGCGAGCGGGTAATGCTTCGCTGGAAGAGATCGTGATGGCGATCCGTACCCGTAAGGATACGCTGGGCGTAGAAACCGCCATCGACACCACGCAGATCGTGCCAGCTTCGCGTCTGGTCTCCAGTGTTACCGGGTTCCCGGTACAGCCTAACAAAGCGATTGTGGGGGCTAACGCCTTCGCCCATGAATCGGGTATTCATCAGGATGGGGTGCTGAAACACCGCGAGACTTACGAGATTATGACCGCACAGGATGTGGGCTGGAACACCAACCGGATGGTGCTGGGTAAGCACTCCGGCCGCGCCGCATTCCGCAGCCGTCTCGAGGAGCTGGGCACCAGCTTTGCTTCCGATGCCGAGCTGAACAATGCGTTCTCCCGGTTTAAAGAGCTGGCGGATAAAAAACATGAGATCTTCGATGAGGATCTGATCGCACTGGTCAGCGACACCCGCGCCAGTGCCAGCAGTGAGCAGTTCAGACTGAGCAGCCTGTCAGTGACGTCCCAGACCGGTGAAACACCTCTGGCGAAGCTGGTTCTGCGCATGGGTAATCAGGAAGTCTCCGCTGAAGCTTCCGGCAGTGGCCCGGTCGATGCCGCATTCAAAGCGATTGAATCGGTTGCAAACTCCGGCGCCAGCCTGCAGATCTACTCCGTGAATGCGGTGACCGAAGGGACTGATTCTCAGGGTGAAGTGACGGTGCGACTGGAGAAAGGCGGTCGGATCGTCAACGGCCTTGGTGCGGATACCGATATTATTATCGCCTCTGCCAAAGCTTATATTCATGCGCTGAACATGCTGGATGCTAACGTTCAGAAAGCTCACCCTCAGGTCTGATCGGACTGAATGAGGAATAAACCGTGAGTCTGCAGCAGGAGCAGTTGCGTCATCAGTATCTGGAAGCGATGGGGATCAGTAGCTGGTTACCCTGTGCCCCGCTTCCCGGTGCCGCACCCTCTGCAGACTGGCTGAATGATTTTCAGTATCCGGCGCCGGAGATTCCGTTTGCTTCGGATCGCTCTGCCACAGCCCGCTCTCAGTTAGGGCTCAACAGTCAGAATCCGGCACCTTTATCACCGGTTGCCAAAACGCCCCCGGCACCACCCGGCGAGGGTATGAGTGCGGCAAGGGCGGCTCTGGGGCTCTCTTCTGTCCCGGGGGAAACTGACCCGGAACCGGCAGCGGAAGAGGCGACCGTTGAAACCGAAGGGCCGCGGGAAACCGGCGCTGAAGTTCAGCCGCCGCGGTTTAAGCTGGCATTTCAGCGGATTGCTGATCTGCTGGTGGTCGATAGTCTGCCGCCGCAGGGTGGCGCTTTTGCGGAGCATTATCAGCATCTGGCAACTGCGATTGTGGCTGCACTTGGCAGTCGGGGAGAGATCGCTCAGCCATTTATGCTTCCCTGGCCTATGTTTGCGAGTAAAACTCTGGATCAGGGGCCGCAGCAGGCCCGTATCGCGGTTCAGCATAAGTTATCTAAAGAGCTTCAGTCGGGTGATATCCGCGCGGTATTGCTGTTTGGCGAAGCGGCTGCCCAGATGGTACTGGAACGTAGTGAAGAGCTGGCAGAACTGAAAGGGATCAGCTTTACCCTGCGCAGCGATGTTAAGGTGATCGCCAGTCACAGTCTGACTGAGGCGATGCAACTGCCGGGAATCAAGAAACAGATCTGGCTGGACCTGCAACCCCTCCTGAAACAGCTTAATGCGCGCTGAGATCCGTCTGCTCCGGGCGGAGGATCTGCCTGCCTTGTCTGCACTGGAACAACAGTGTTTTACCTCGGCCTGGAGTGAATCCCAGCTTATGCAGCGTGTGCTCTCTGAAAAAGGGCTGGCACTGGGGCTGTTCACGCCTGCTCTGAGCGCATTTGCGCTGTTTTCCACCTTGCTGGATGAGGCTGAGTTGCTTCAGGTGGCAGTATTACCTGAGTCTCAGGGGCAGGGGCTGGGGCGGAATTTGCTGGATGCCTCGCTGGGCATGCTCAGTAACAGACAGGTGGAGCGTGTGTTGCTGGAAGTCAGGGCCTCAAACCTGCCTGCGATTGCCCTCTATCATCGTCTCGGGTTTGCTGAAGATGGCCGGCGTAAAGGCTATTATCCGCCAGCAGGTTCTCAGGGCACACGAGAAGATGCCCTGCTGATGAGCCTTAGCCTTCACCACTGAAACTACGCCAGCCGTTACGTCCGGCCTGTTTGGCTGCATACAGGGCCTGATCTGCCTGCCGTAGCAGAGCGGTAGGCGTTTCCGCCTGATGCTGGGTGCTGCTGATGCCAATACTCAGGCAAACCCTGTCTGCAGAGGCTCCGGGGGCGTGGGCTAAATCCCGCTGGGCCAGTGTTTCGCAAATCCGCTGACAGACCACCTCTGCTTCCTTAATGGAAGTTTCCGGCAGGATAATGGCAAACTCTTCGCCACCGTAACGGGCGACCAGATCGTGGGAGCGAAGTAAGCTCTTCTTCAGGACTTTTGCGACGGCTTTCAGGCATTCATCGCCCTGCGGGTGGCCGAAGTGATCGTTGTACAGTTTAAAATGGTCGATATCCAGCATCATTGCGGTCAGTTCTTTGCCGTCTCGTTTGCAGCGTTTCCACTCCCGCAGCATGTGCTGATCGAGTGCACGGCGATTGTAGAGGCGGGTCAGCGGGTCCTGACTGCTGAGTTTTTCGAGTCTGGCGTTGGCGTTGTCGAGGGCTTTTTTCATATTGGCAATGCGTTCCATCGCCCGGATTTTGGCTCTCAGTACCACGGGGCTGACAGGTTTAGTCAGGTAGTCATCGCCGCCGGCATCGATTCCCTCTTTGTAGTGTTTTTCGTCGCTCTGGCCACTCAGAAAAATAATCGGGAACCAGGTGTCGGGATAGGTATCGCGTATCTGCCGGGTCAGTTCAAACCCGTTCATGCCGGGCATCTCAACATCGGTCAGAACCAGATCAATGCTTTCCTCATCGAGCGCTTTCATGGCCTGTTCGGCATCTTCAGCAAACAGCGGCCGGTAGCCGGCATCATTGATAACACTACCGATGATCTCACGGATGTAGCGGTCATCGTCAACCAGAAGTATATTCATGCAGTATTCCGTTCTCGCGGAACGTCCGTGTTCTGCTGATATGGGTCAAATAGAGTACATCCACCCTATGATCATATGCGTATGATTCTGATGTTCAATGTAAAATAACGTCATTTATCCGTGAACATGATTGATTATGAGTTTTACTGACGGTTTGCTGAGTACCGGTTGGCTGATTGCTGCGGCCCCGATTTATCTGTTTGCGTTACTGCAGGCGGCCCGGCATGCGCCCTGGCGGGTGCTGGGGGATAACCGGGTGTTGCAGCATATGCTGGGTGGTGCAACGGCGCTGCTGGCAGTGCTCTGGACAATGCGGGCCGGGATCTCTCCCGGTCTGGGTATCCATTTTCTCGGAATTACCGTAATGACACTGGTCTTTGGCTGGGATCTGGCCATTCTGGCGGCCAGTGTGGTGTTGCTGGCGATGGCGCTGATCGGTAAAGAGAGCTGGGATGGTTTACTGATAAACGGGATCTGTTCTGTGCTTCTGCCAGTGGCGGCTACCTACCTGATCTGCTTTTTTGTTGAGCGGCGATTGCAGAAGAACTTCTTTATTTTTCTGTTTGTCTGCGGTTTTATCGGCGCGGCAGTCGCTACCGCGGTTGCAGGGCTCTCAACCAGTGCGGTGTTATGGCTGGACGGGGTGTATGATCTGAATAAGATCTATCACGAATATATCCGTTACCTGCCACTGATTATGTTCCCGGAAGGGTTGCTCAACGGGATCTTTCTGACCGGAATGCTGGTGTTTCACCCTGACTGGGTGCGGACCTTTGACGCCAAAGGCTATATCGACGAGCAATAGATTTCAGCGCTGTACCGGGCGCTTGGCCAGCTTGCGTTGCAGGGTGCGGCGGTGCATACCCAGTGCCCGGGCGGTGGCAGAGATATTGCCTTCATGCTCTTTCAGCACTTGCTGAATATGTTCCCATTCCAGCCGGTTAACCGACATCGGCTGCTCGGTAACTTCAATCTCTGCGTCGGCTTCTACTTTGTTCAGAGCGGCCAGAATCTGATCAGCATCTGCTGGTTTTGGCAGGTACTGAGTGGCCCCCAGCTTGATCGCTTCCACCGCTGTGGCGATGCTGGCGTAGCCGGTCAGCATCAGGATTTTCATCTCCGGATTAAGGCTGCGCAGCAGGGGAATCAGATTAAGCCCTGAAGCGCCGTCCATCTTCAGATCAACCGTGGCCAGATCCGGCTGCCAGTTTTGCAGCAGTTGTTCGGCTTCAGTTACGCTGGCGGCGGTCTGCACCTCAAACCCGCGACGGCCAATGGCCCGGCTCAATACCTGAGTAAATGCGGGGTCGTCATCAACAATCAGAAAGCGTTCAGCCATTTCAGTGCCTTACAGGTAGGGTGACTTCGGTCAGGGTGCCCCCTTCCGGATGGTTGTAGAGCCGGACATCACCGGCGTATCGCGCCAGTGTGGTGGCGGTCAGAAACAGGCCGATACCGAGGCCTTTGCCCTTAGTGGTGATAAAGGGTTTACCCAGATTATCGCTCTGTTCCAGACTGATGCCGGGGCCCTGATCATGGATCCGGAAAAACACACTTTGCTTATCCCAGTCCAATTCTATCTCAATGCCCACCGGCTCCGCATCAGCGGCGTTATTCAGCAGATTGAGCAGGGACTGGCGCAGGGAGGTTGTACAATTGAGCTGAGGGGCAGCCGCAGTGTTAGAAACACGGTAGCGGTAACTCGCTTCAGGGCGCTGTACCTGCCACTGTTCAAGCACGTCATCGACCAGTTCAGTGGCGGGCAGTCTGCGGCTGGTGGATTGCTCCTCCTTAACGCTTTGTGTCATCTGTTGCAGGCGTTCGGCACAGATATTGGTCTGCTGTTGCAGTAACTGCAGGTCTTCAAGCAGTTCCGGTTTGTCCTGATGCTCATATTGCAGCTCTTTCAGCAGAACCTGCATGGTGCTCAGCGGGGTGCCCAGCTCGTGTGCGGTTCCGGCTGCCATGGTCGCCAGAGAAAGCAGTTGCTGATCCTGTATGCGCTTCTCTCTCTCCTGCTCGAGCTTCTCCTGCTGGTTATGCATAGAATGGCGCATGCGGACAATGAAGTAGGTGATCACCAGTACCGTCAGCAGGAAATTGATCCACATCCCGGTAATGTGAATATCGAACAGGGCCATAATCCGGTGCTGATGATTGCTCTGCAATTGTACCAGCGGTTCGTAATGGACCAGCAGAGAGCTGTAGATCGCGACGACCATCAGGGCAATCAACCAGACATAGCGCTTCGATAAAGTCGTGGAAGCGATAATCAGGGGGACTAATAACAGGAATATAAAGGGGTTGGTTGCGCCGCCCATATGAAAAAGCAGGGCGCCATAGAGGGCCATATCAGCGACCAGTTGACTGAAAAATTCAGGTTCGGTCACCGGCCAGAAGGAGTTCAGTCGGGCGTAGGTAATCAGGTTGAGCAGCGCTAGAACCAGCAGCGTCAGGATGATCTGCCAGATATTCAGGTCGGCGCGGAGAATGTAAACCGCAAACAGAACCGCCAGTGACTGACCGAACAGCGTCAGGGTACGGATATAAGAAAGTTGCAGCAGATTATCGCGATGGTTGGCCATGCCGGAATTATACCTCAGCCGGTGGGGGAGCAGGCGAGGCAAAATGTCGCAGTTGAGGCAATTTTGCGCAGTAAGAGTATAATGCCCCCTTTCTGCCATCCTAGTATGAATTTGACCGATGAGTATCCTGCAAGAAGAAGTTAATCAGCGTCGCACTTTTGCGATTATCTCGCACCCGGATGCGGGTAAAACCACCATCACTGAAAAGCTGCTGCTGTTCGGACAGCTTATTCAGCAGGCGGGTACCGTTAAGGGTAAAAAGAGTGACCGTCACGCGACCTCCGACTGGATGTCGATGGAGCAGGAGCGTGGTATCTCCATCACCTCCTCGGTGATGCAGTTCCCTTATAATGGGCGGGTGGTTAACCTGCTGGATACACCGGGTCACGAGGATTTCTCTGAGGATACCTACCGGACCTTGACTGCTGTGGATTCCGCGCTGATGGTGGTGGACGGCGCCAAGGGTGTCGAGGACCGGACCATCAAGCTGATGGATGTTTGCCGTCTGCGTGACACACCGATCTTCTCCTTTGTTAACAAAATGGACCGGGATATCCGTGATCCAATTGAGCTGCTGGATGAGATCGAAGAGGTTCTGAAGATCGCTGCAGCGCCAATTACCTGGCCGATCGGTATGGGGCAACTGTTTAAAGGGGTTTACAACCTTTACACCGATACCATTCATGTATTCCAGCCGGGGCAGGGTCACACCATTCCGGATGATCTGCAGATTCAGGGGCTGGACAGCGCAGAAGCGCGCGAGCTGCTGGGTGAAGAGTATGAGGACTATCTGGAAGAGGTTGAGCTGGTGCGTGGCGCAACCCACGAGTTCGATCAGGAAGCTTTCCTCGCCGGACAACTGACGCCGGTGTTTTTTGGTACGGCGCTGGCCAACTTTGGTGTCCGTGAGATGCTGAATGATTTTGTGAAGTGGGCGCCGTCACCGATTCCGCGTTCTACCCTGAGTCGTGATGTTGAGCCAGACGAAGAAAAATTCAGCGGCTTCATCTTTAAAATTCAGGCGAACATGGACCCGAAACACCGTGACCGTATCGCCTTTATGCGGATCTGTTCCGGTAAATACAGCAAAGGCATGAAAATGCGCCACAGCCGGATTAAGAAGGATGTGAAGATTGCCGATGCGGTGACCTTTATTGCTGGTGATCGTGAGAACGTGGAAGAGGCCTGGTCCGGCGATATTATCGGTCTGCACAATCACGGTACGATCCAGATCGGTGATACCTTCACTGAGGGTGAAGAGCTGAAGTTTACCGGTATTCCGCACTTTGCCCCGGAGATGTTCCGTCGTGTGCGGCCGCTGGATCCACTGAAAATGAAGCAGTTGCAGAAAGGCCTGCAGCAGCTTTCTGAAGAGGGAGCCGTGCAGTTGTTCCAGCCACTGAAGAACAATGACCTGATTCTGGGTGCGGTGGGTCAGCTGCAGTTTGATGTGGTGGTGTTCCGTCTCAAGGATGAGTACAAAGTTGATTGTAAGTATGAGCCGATCAGTGTGCAGACGGCGCGCTGGGCGGAGTGCGAAGATCAT encodes the following:
- a CDS encoding response regulator transcription factor; translation: MAERFLIVDDDPAFTQVLSRAIGRRGFEVQTAASVTEAEQLLQNWQPDLATVDLKMDGASGLNLIPLLRSLNPEMKILMLTGYASIATAVEAIKLGATQYLPKPADADQILAALNKVEADAEIEVTEQPMSVNRLEWEHIQQVLKEHEGNISATARALGMHRRTLQRKLAKRPVQR
- a CDS encoding 2-isopropylmalate synthase; this encodes MSNDNRVIIFDTTLRDGEQSPGASMTRDEKLRIAKQLEKMRVDVIEAGFAIASPGDFESVKAIAEAVTESRVCSLSRALDADIDRAGEALQNAAMGRIHTFIATSPIHMKYKLQMEPDQVVEQAVKAVTRARNLIDDVEFSLEDASRSELDFMCRIIEKVIDAGARTINIPDTVGYAVPAEFAHTIGQLIQRIPNADKAIFSVHCHNDLGLAVANSLAAVGAGARQVECTINGLGERAGNASLEEIVMAIRTRKDTLGVETAIDTTQIVPASRLVSSVTGFPVQPNKAIVGANAFAHESGIHQDGVLKHRETYEIMTAQDVGWNTNRMVLGKHSGRAAFRSRLEELGTSFASDAELNNAFSRFKELADKKHEIFDEDLIALVSDTRASASSEQFRLSSLSVTSQTGETPLAKLVLRMGNQEVSAEASGSGPVDAAFKAIESVANSGASLQIYSVNAVTEGTDSQGEVTVRLEKGGRIVNGLGADTDIIIASAKAYIHALNMLDANVQKAHPQV
- a CDS encoding ATP-binding protein, with translation MANHRDNLLQLSYIRTLTLFGQSLAVLFAVYILRADLNIWQIILTLLVLALLNLITYARLNSFWPVTEPEFFSQLVADMALYGALLFHMGGATNPFIFLLLVPLIIASTTLSKRYVWLIALMVVAIYSSLLVHYEPLVQLQSNHQHRIMALFDIHITGMWINFLLTVLVITYFIVRMRHSMHNQQEKLEQEREKRIQDQQLLSLATMAAGTAHELGTPLSTMQVLLKELQYEHQDKPELLEDLQLLQQQTNICAERLQQMTQSVKEEQSTSRRLPATELVDDVLEQWQVQRPEASYRYRVSNTAAAPQLNCTTSLRQSLLNLLNNAADAEPVGIEIELDWDKQSVFFRIHDQGPGISLEQSDNLGKPFITTKGKGLGIGLFLTATTLARYAGDVRLYNHPEGGTLTEVTLPVRH
- a CDS encoding MalY/PatB family protein produces the protein MEKEFDRQVDRKGTASQKWEKYADRDILPMWVADTDFQAPPAVIQALHERIEHGIFGYTNVPGQLNQLIQARMQRLYDWQIEQDWLIWLPGLVCGLNLACRAVGETGDTVLSPKPIYPPFMSSPRLSGREVCTVPLRQNGDHFVLDLAALEASITGNTRLLLFCNPHNPGGAVYRREELEQLAELILKHDLYLCSDEIHCDLILEPGLQHIPIASLGADIRARTITLMAPSKTYNIAGLGCSFAIISDPQLRKQFIDVKKGIVPDVNLLGYTATEAAYRDGDEWNRQQLDYLRGNRDYLHREINQIPGLKLLPVEATYLAWIDVSGAKLSNPAHFFEQAGVGMSPGRDFGDNHYMRLNFGCPRETLEEAVRRIKVALSNELPA
- a CDS encoding GGDEF domain-containing response regulator encodes the protein MNILLVDDDRYIREIIGSVINDAGYRPLFAEDAEQAMKALDEESIDLVLTDVEMPGMNGFELTRQIRDTYPDTWFPIIFLSGQSDEKHYKEGIDAGGDDYLTKPVSPVVLRAKIRAMERIANMKKALDNANARLEKLSSQDPLTRLYNRRALDQHMLREWKRCKRDGKELTAMMLDIDHFKLYNDHFGHPQGDECLKAVAKVLKKSLLRSHDLVARYGGEEFAIILPETSIKEAEVVCQRICETLAQRDLAHAPGASADRVCLSIGISSTQHQAETPTALLRQADQALYAAKQAGRNGWRSFSGEG
- the rimI gene encoding ribosomal protein S18-alanine N-acetyltransferase; translation: MRAEIRLLRAEDLPALSALEQQCFTSAWSESQLMQRVLSEKGLALGLFTPALSAFALFSTLLDEAELLQVAVLPESQGQGLGRNLLDASLGMLSNRQVERVLLEVRASNLPAIALYHRLGFAEDGRRKGYYPPAGSQGTREDALLMSLSLHH
- a CDS encoding energy-coupling factor ABC transporter permease, whose product is MSFTDGLLSTGWLIAAAPIYLFALLQAARHAPWRVLGDNRVLQHMLGGATALLAVLWTMRAGISPGLGIHFLGITVMTLVFGWDLAILAASVVLLAMALIGKESWDGLLINGICSVLLPVAATYLICFFVERRLQKNFFIFLFVCGFIGAAVATAVAGLSTSAVLWLDGVYDLNKIYHEYIRYLPLIMFPEGLLNGIFLTGMLVFHPDWVRTFDAKGYIDEQ
- a CDS encoding peptide chain release factor 3 yields the protein MSILQEEVNQRRTFAIISHPDAGKTTITEKLLLFGQLIQQAGTVKGKKSDRHATSDWMSMEQERGISITSSVMQFPYNGRVVNLLDTPGHEDFSEDTYRTLTAVDSALMVVDGAKGVEDRTIKLMDVCRLRDTPIFSFVNKMDRDIRDPIELLDEIEEVLKIAAAPITWPIGMGQLFKGVYNLYTDTIHVFQPGQGHTIPDDLQIQGLDSAEARELLGEEYEDYLEEVELVRGATHEFDQEAFLAGQLTPVFFGTALANFGVREMLNDFVKWAPSPIPRSTLSRDVEPDEEKFSGFIFKIQANMDPKHRDRIAFMRICSGKYSKGMKMRHSRIKKDVKIADAVTFIAGDRENVEEAWSGDIIGLHNHGTIQIGDTFTEGEELKFTGIPHFAPEMFRRVRPLDPLKMKQLQKGLQQLSEEGAVQLFQPLKNNDLILGAVGQLQFDVVVFRLKDEYKVDCKYEPISVQTARWAECEDHKLLADFQKKNHDNLAIDGSGLLTYLAPTRVNLSLAEERWPDVRFRATREH